A genomic segment from Leptolyngbya boryana PCC 6306 encodes:
- a CDS encoding amino acid permease, whose translation MIFSSESFSRWKFEPISANPGSILPPILPRTLTSFETLGFSLGGVLLWLGTAPAMHGALGIQALSVWIISTIAGVMLNLQVRHLGQIYPDVSGGTPNYTTRLLKAYPAIAQYSAIGYWLGWVSIPPMNAMILTDLIQTNLDPISIHIPTTFFRVLFTLLPYILAFSGTRALSILHSFFVLPAIGLIIAFCVFGFSWLTFFAHNSTIVPMQSASFSLEGWMKWYFMAVYAVYGAETGSSFVADSQRPRSTLNFIAGAAVLLPLVYIAGSWIINRLSPTDATSTFLVLVNSAQPFWGDAAPLLVTMLIASGALLSSATAVSNTSRILYQLARDRYIAPVFGVVSQRGVFAPALSLTLLFSLICLVWGNVDRIIMITGTGYLIAMIAFHLGMWHQRKSPESLWAKASLFFLCIEVTALIVGGMAWSWQDLLLGLSLPFIVRLLSWGMQQVKFAPFQSEWWFRLYQPKLLSEQTDFLSTQVISLLVIIAMTTSISWWVRSTLDNVAASIQSSLLILVLLVVAFLGVAIACWSSLPQVLAIDEAREMSEKTQAELSIKTEKLESTLQDLQNAQLHMVQSEKMSALGQMVAGVAHEINNPVNFIHGNLSYVKTSTQDLLTLVETYQQTFPNPPAVIQDQLDEIDLPFLTEDLTKLLQSMQVGTNRIREIVLSLRNFSRLDEAEYKAVDVHEGIENTLLILRHRLQATTKHPAIQITREYGDLPLVECYAGQLNQVVMNLLSNAIDALEEVNHDRTYEEIEKNPSTIRIRTEVTEKNFVKIMIADNGQGVPESVRSSLFNPFFTTKPVGKGTGLGLSISYQIIAERHRGRLYYDSTFGTGTQFVIEIPVLQPDVLT comes from the coding sequence ATGATATTCAGTTCCGAATCTTTTTCTCGGTGGAAGTTTGAGCCAATTTCAGCGAATCCTGGTTCGATCTTGCCTCCGATTCTGCCAAGAACGTTAACCTCGTTTGAAACTTTGGGATTCAGTTTAGGGGGAGTGCTGCTTTGGTTAGGAACTGCGCCAGCGATGCATGGAGCGCTTGGGATACAAGCTCTCTCAGTCTGGATCATCAGTACAATTGCAGGAGTGATGTTAAATCTGCAAGTGCGGCATCTGGGGCAAATCTATCCTGATGTTTCAGGTGGAACGCCGAACTATACGACTCGATTATTAAAGGCGTATCCAGCGATCGCTCAATATAGCGCGATCGGTTACTGGCTTGGATGGGTTTCCATTCCTCCGATGAATGCGATGATTTTGACGGATTTGATTCAGACAAATCTCGATCCCATCTCAATTCACATCCCAACGACTTTCTTCAGAGTTCTCTTTACGTTACTGCCCTACATCCTTGCGTTCAGCGGAACGAGAGCTTTGAGTATCCTGCACTCGTTTTTTGTGCTGCCTGCGATCGGACTGATCATTGCTTTTTGTGTGTTTGGATTCAGTTGGCTAACCTTCTTCGCGCACAACTCAACGATCGTGCCGATGCAAAGTGCAAGCTTTTCGCTGGAAGGTTGGATGAAATGGTATTTCATGGCAGTGTATGCCGTCTATGGGGCTGAAACGGGATCTTCATTTGTCGCAGATAGTCAGCGGCCTCGATCGACCTTGAATTTTATTGCAGGTGCTGCTGTTTTATTACCGCTTGTCTACATCGCTGGCTCTTGGATTATCAATCGTCTCAGTCCTACTGATGCCACCTCGACCTTTCTGGTTTTAGTGAATTCGGCGCAACCTTTTTGGGGAGATGCTGCTCCATTGCTGGTGACGATGTTAATTGCAAGTGGCGCTTTGCTGAGTTCTGCAACGGCTGTTTCTAATACGTCTCGAATTCTCTATCAGTTGGCACGCGATCGCTATATTGCTCCAGTTTTTGGGGTCGTTTCGCAGCGAGGAGTATTTGCACCTGCACTGTCTCTAACTCTGCTGTTTAGCTTGATATGCCTGGTCTGGGGAAATGTTGATCGAATCATCATGATCACAGGCACGGGCTATCTGATTGCGATGATCGCGTTCCATCTGGGAATGTGGCATCAGCGTAAGAGTCCAGAGTCTCTTTGGGCAAAAGCATCGCTCTTTTTCTTGTGCATTGAAGTCACGGCACTGATTGTCGGTGGAATGGCTTGGAGTTGGCAAGATTTACTTCTCGGGCTGTCGCTTCCTTTCATCGTTCGATTGCTCAGTTGGGGAATGCAGCAAGTTAAGTTTGCTCCATTTCAGTCTGAATGGTGGTTTCGGCTCTATCAACCCAAATTGCTTTCGGAACAAACAGATTTCCTCTCAACTCAGGTGATTTCGCTCCTGGTCATCATTGCTATGACGACGAGTATTAGCTGGTGGGTGAGATCAACATTAGATAATGTAGCAGCAAGCATTCAGTCTTCTCTGCTGATTTTGGTACTACTCGTGGTGGCATTCTTGGGAGTTGCGATCGCCTGTTGGAGTAGCTTACCGCAGGTTTTAGCCATTGATGAAGCAAGAGAAATGTCCGAGAAAACTCAGGCAGAACTTTCGATCAAAACTGAGAAGTTAGAATCGACTCTGCAAGATTTACAAAATGCTCAGTTACATATGGTGCAGAGCGAAAAGATGTCTGCACTGGGTCAAATGGTGGCAGGAGTAGCGCATGAGATCAACAATCCCGTGAATTTCATTCACGGTAATCTCTCCTATGTCAAAACTTCTACGCAAGACTTGCTCACTTTGGTTGAAACTTATCAGCAGACTTTTCCGAATCCCCCTGCTGTGATTCAGGATCAGCTAGATGAGATTGATCTGCCGTTTCTGACTGAAGATCTGACAAAGCTTTTGCAATCGATGCAAGTTGGGACGAACCGGATTCGGGAAATTGTTTTGTCGCTTCGCAACTTCTCCCGATTAGATGAAGCTGAATACAAAGCAGTCGATGTGCATGAAGGGATTGAGAATACGCTGCTGATTTTACGCCATCGGTTACAAGCTACGACAAAGCATCCAGCGATTCAAATTACTAGGGAATACGGTGATTTGCCACTGGTTGAATGCTACGCAGGGCAACTCAATCAGGTCGTCATGAATCTGTTGAGTAATGCGATCGATGCGTTAGAAGAGGTGAATCACGATCGAACCTATGAGGAGATTGAGAAGAATCCGAGTACGATTCGCATCCGGACGGAGGTGACTGAGAAAAACTTCGTCAAAATTATGATTGCGGACAATGGGCAAGGCGTTCCAGAAAGTGTACGGTCTTCTTTGTTTAATCCGTTTTTTACGACGAAACCTGTTGGAAAAGGAACCGGGTTAGGACTTTCAATTAGCTATCAAATCATTGCGGAGCGGCACAGAGGTAGGCTTTACTATGATTCAACGTTTGGAACGGGGACACAGTTTGTGATCGAAATTCCAGTGTTGCAACCTGATGTCTTGACATAA
- the psb34 gene encoding photosystem II assembly protein Psb34 — MRYVKEESGLLNNFAIEPKMYEAEPPTQNQKRNYIFLGIAAVVLIGGLVAVAAAVS; from the coding sequence ATGCGATATGTCAAAGAAGAGAGTGGATTGCTGAATAATTTTGCGATCGAGCCGAAAATGTACGAAGCCGAACCGCCGACCCAAAATCAGAAACGCAATTACATTTTTCTTGGAATCGCTGCCGTAGTCTTGATTGGTGGATTAGTTGCTGTCGCCGCTGCCGTTTCCTAA
- a CDS encoding polymorphic toxin type 33 domain-containing protein codes for MARLLNSKLKQSGIDVHELKGGRGASKLDLYKDEVGNIYIKRKGGLDIGEPTGLNINDF; via the coding sequence GTGGCGAGATTGCTAAACTCTAAACTAAAGCAATCAGGAATTGACGTTCACGAACTCAAAGGTGGGCGAGGTGCAAGTAAGCTTGACCTCTACAAAGATGAAGTAGGTAACATCTATATCAAGCGCAAAGGTGGACTTGATATAGGCGAGCCAACAGGATTGAACATCAATGATTTCTGA
- a CDS encoding FAD-binding oxidoreductase, with the protein MTTTTPNAIASVLSDLVGLDIITDATQVAKLSHDYYHFSPVLQPQLQDKFGDAVVRPVNEAEVLKIAQACVRHKVPLTVRGAGTGNYGQCIPLEGGVILDITKMTAVKWMKPGAVRVEAGAKLAALDKQTREIGWEIRMAPSTYRTATIGGFIGGGSGGIGSVTYGQLRDRGNLLAVRVVTMEDEPRILELRGDDVYKVAHAYGTNGIITELEIPLAPAYPWSEIIVNFPDFMSAARFGQALSDADGMIKKLVCICPDPIPQYFAALKSYIPAGKHAALLMISETCLEPLAEFVKEFSGEITYQKPAQEAGKGIALAEYTWNHTTLHARSVDPTITYLQTLFPDDKNLSLLEEMYHHYGDEVMFHLEFLRYGGKARPASLQLVRYTTEERLNDIIRDHESKGAFIFNPHTYLIEDGGMKMVDLAQLQFKEQVDPYGLLNPGKMRAWLERS; encoded by the coding sequence ATGACCACCACGACTCCGAATGCGATCGCATCGGTTCTCAGCGATTTAGTTGGACTTGATATCATTACCGACGCAACCCAAGTTGCAAAGCTCTCTCACGATTACTACCACTTTAGCCCTGTCTTACAACCGCAATTGCAGGACAAATTTGGCGATGCGGTTGTTCGTCCGGTAAATGAAGCGGAAGTACTCAAAATTGCTCAAGCCTGCGTGCGTCACAAAGTACCTTTGACCGTGCGGGGAGCCGGAACGGGTAACTATGGGCAATGCATTCCACTTGAAGGCGGGGTGATCCTCGATATTACGAAAATGACAGCAGTCAAGTGGATGAAACCTGGAGCGGTTCGTGTCGAAGCGGGTGCAAAACTTGCTGCATTAGATAAGCAAACCCGCGAAATCGGCTGGGAAATTCGCATGGCTCCCTCGACGTATCGAACTGCGACGATCGGTGGATTCATTGGCGGCGGCAGCGGGGGCATTGGCTCAGTTACGTATGGGCAATTACGCGATCGTGGCAATCTCCTTGCCGTTCGAGTAGTCACGATGGAAGACGAGCCGCGGATTCTTGAACTACGCGGCGATGACGTTTACAAAGTCGCTCATGCTTATGGAACGAATGGGATTATCACCGAATTAGAAATTCCCTTGGCTCCGGCTTATCCCTGGTCAGAAATTATCGTCAATTTTCCCGATTTTATGAGTGCGGCGCGGTTTGGGCAAGCGCTCAGTGATGCAGACGGCATGATCAAAAAGCTGGTCTGCATTTGTCCCGATCCGATTCCTCAATACTTTGCTGCACTGAAAAGTTATATTCCTGCCGGAAAACACGCTGCTTTGTTAATGATTTCTGAGACTTGTTTAGAGCCACTTGCCGAATTCGTCAAAGAATTTTCCGGCGAAATCACGTATCAAAAACCGGCTCAAGAAGCAGGAAAAGGGATTGCCCTGGCTGAATATACTTGGAACCATACAACCCTACATGCGCGCAGCGTCGATCCGACGATTACTTATCTACAAACCCTCTTCCCCGACGACAAGAACTTGTCTTTGCTTGAGGAAATGTATCACCACTACGGGGATGAAGTCATGTTTCATCTGGAATTTCTCAGATATGGAGGCAAAGCCCGCCCCGCTTCGTTGCAATTGGTTCGCTATACAACCGAGGAGCGCCTGAACGACATCATTCGAGATCACGAATCGAAAGGCGCATTTATTTTTAATCCGCACACCTATTTAATTGAAGATGGCGGGATGAAAATGGTGGATCTCGCACAACTGCAATTCAAAGAGCAAGTCGATCCATATGGCTTATTAAATCCAGGGAAAATGCGGGCATGGCTTGAACGATCGTAA
- a CDS encoding IS1 family transposase (programmed frameshift), with product MVLEPVQCPDCQSVDVVKHGRSAAGKQRYCCRNLECSRRSFILNFSYRGRLPEVKAQISDMAINGSGIRDTARVLKISPTTVIETPEKKSSQLEQVNISLLEQHQPDNTAVMVVRVEAAEMDEMWSFVESKQHQRWLWHAIDHQTGKVLAYVLATHEDSALKQLQQLLAPFSIQRFYTDSWGAYLRLLDEQHHTVGKANTQRIERKHLTLRTRIKRLARKTICFSKTEKMHDTVIGLFINRHEFGRAV from the exons ATGGTCCTAGAACCTGTTCAATGTCCCGATTGCCAGAGTGTGGATGTCGTTAAGCATGGTCGCAGTGCTGCTGGAAAACAACGGTATTGTTGCCGTAACTTAGAGTGTTCGAGACGATCATTTATCTTGAACTTTAGCTATCGAGGACGACTGCCTGAAGTCAAAGCGCAAATCAGCGACATGGCAATCAACGGCAGTGGTATTCGTGATACCGCCAGAGTGTTGAAGATTAGCCCAACGACTGTGATTGAAACGC CTGAAAAAAAGTCAAGTCAACTTGAACAAGTAAACATAAGTCTGCTCGAACAGCACCAACCGGATAACACGGCAGTCATGGTCGTCAGAGTCGAGGCGGCGGAGATGGACGAGATGTGGAGTTTTGTCGAGTCAAAGCAGCATCAACGATGGTTGTGGCACGCGATTGACCATCAAACTGGAAAAGTCCTTGCCTATGTGCTAGCCACCCATGAAGACTCAGCTCTTAAGCAACTTCAGCAACTGTTAGCTCCTTTTTCGATTCAACGGTTTTACACCGATAGTTGGGGAGCTTACTTGCGATTGCTAGATGAGCAGCACCATACGGTTGGCAAAGCCAACACACAGCGCATTGAGCGGAAACATCTAACTTTGAGAACTCGGATCAAGCGGCTTGCCAGAAAGACGATCTGTTTTTCCAAGACTGAGAAGATGCATGATACTGTGATTGGATTATTCATCAATCGTCATGAGTTCGGGCGAGCAGTATAA
- a CDS encoding DUF4279 domain-containing protein: MDSEVYVEFSLTGIDLNPEDITSKVGIEPTKTWLKDELISPKGQIRYKQNGWKLRSHLEASDDLDEHFRVILQQLRQGWQPLIELCSVYEAEFCGVIYTSGERPAIHFDRELLKAVLQLNAEIDVDLYVLPDHDAELNATQRNHSTEMNQASEASIAAASNELKSLHRGA; encoded by the coding sequence ATGGACTCTGAAGTGTATGTGGAATTCAGCTTGACAGGAATCGATTTGAACCCTGAAGATATCACGTCGAAAGTTGGAATTGAGCCAACAAAAACGTGGCTTAAAGATGAGTTGATTTCTCCAAAAGGGCAGATTCGGTATAAGCAGAACGGCTGGAAATTACGATCGCACTTAGAAGCTTCAGACGATTTAGACGAACATTTCCGAGTCATTCTGCAACAACTCCGACAAGGCTGGCAACCTCTGATTGAACTTTGCTCAGTTTACGAAGCTGAATTTTGTGGAGTGATTTATACATCTGGAGAGCGTCCAGCAATTCACTTCGATCGAGAACTGCTCAAGGCTGTTTTACAACTGAATGCAGAAATCGATGTCGATCTTTACGTATTGCCAGATCATGATGCTGAACTCAATGCGACCCAACGAAATCATTCAACGGAAATGAACCAAGCCTCGGAAGCGTCAATAGCAGCGGCATCAAATGAATTAAAGTCGCTGCACAGAGGAGCATAA
- a CDS encoding class I SAM-dependent methyltransferase — MNYKQQVADFYNSRANYDNDLTHSRAVRLLNYTQLHPDYSVLDVATGTGSIAIAAAKQVKSVIGIDIAAELLKIAQQKIAVEQLTNIQLLEIDVEAYQAEPEQFDAIYCSFAIVLFPNISKIVQNWYYFLKPNGFIAFSCSSENSYLVDTIVESCAAHGVTLPNLHYLLGTPERIQNLLGSIGFHSIEIHPHQLGKYLTVEQAQSRWSGKFWLHIDNPLPQVDPAILEQIKASYDRAIASLATDQGIWHEELIYYVIANRA, encoded by the coding sequence ATGAACTATAAACAGCAAGTTGCTGATTTCTACAATTCGAGAGCTAACTATGATAATGACCTCACTCACAGTCGCGCAGTCCGTTTACTCAACTACACTCAATTGCATCCAGATTATTCTGTCTTAGATGTTGCGACTGGAACAGGTAGCATTGCGATCGCGGCTGCCAAACAGGTCAAATCCGTCATCGGTATCGACATCGCCGCAGAGCTTCTCAAAATCGCTCAACAAAAAATCGCCGTAGAACAACTCACGAACATTCAATTGCTTGAAATTGATGTCGAAGCTTACCAAGCTGAACCAGAGCAATTTGATGCCATCTACTGTTCGTTTGCGATCGTGCTTTTCCCCAACATCTCCAAAATTGTGCAAAACTGGTATTACTTTCTCAAACCTAATGGCTTCATTGCTTTTAGCTGCTCCTCTGAGAACTCCTACCTTGTAGATACGATCGTAGAATCCTGTGCCGCTCATGGTGTCACCCTGCCAAACCTGCATTACTTGCTTGGAACCCCTGAGCGAATTCAGAACTTACTCGGATCGATCGGCTTTCATTCCATCGAAATCCATCCACACCAGCTTGGAAAATATCTAACAGTCGAACAAGCCCAAAGCCGATGGAGCGGAAAATTCTGGCTGCACATTGATAATCCGCTACCTCAAGTAGACCCAGCAATCCTTGAGCAAATTAAAGCAAGTTACGATCGTGCGATCGCATCACTCGCCACCGATCAAGGTATTTGGCACGAAGAACTGATCTACTACGTGATCGCTAACCGCGCTTGA
- the leuC gene encoding 3-isopropylmalate dehydratase large subunit, which yields MSTGTLFDKVWDLHTVGILPSGQTQLFIGLHLIHEVTSPQAFSMLRERGLSVLFPDRTVATVDHIIPTDNLARPFADSMAEEMLQELEKNTSANNIRFYPVGSGRQGIVHVIAPEQGFTQPGMTIACGDSHTSTHGAFGAIAFGIGTSQVRDVLASQTLALSKLKVRKIEVNGKLNPGVFAKDVILHIIRKLGVKGGVGYAYEFAGTTFEQMSMEERMTVCNMSIEGGARCGYVNPDQVTYDYLNGRDFAPKGEAWDQAIEWWNSLRSDADAVFDDVVVFDAADIAPTVTWGITPGQGIGISDPVPTPDTMPEDERAIALEAYQYMDLKPGEPLQGTKVDVCFIGSCTNGRISDLREAAKVAQGRQVAAGVKAFVVPGSERVKVQAEKEGLDRIFVEAGFEWREPGCSMCLAMNPDKLEGRQLSASSSNRNFKGRQGSASGRTLLMSPAMVVAAAVTGKVTDVRELM from the coding sequence ATGAGTACTGGAACACTGTTCGATAAAGTTTGGGACTTACATACGGTCGGAATTTTACCGTCGGGTCAAACTCAGCTTTTTATCGGACTCCATCTCATTCATGAAGTGACCAGTCCTCAAGCATTTTCAATGCTGCGAGAACGCGGTTTATCCGTTTTATTCCCCGATCGCACCGTTGCCACCGTTGATCACATCATCCCAACCGACAACTTAGCGCGCCCCTTCGCCGATTCGATGGCAGAAGAAATGTTGCAGGAGCTTGAAAAAAATACTTCTGCTAACAATATTCGCTTCTATCCAGTCGGTTCTGGCAGGCAGGGAATTGTACATGTGATTGCACCGGAGCAGGGATTCACGCAACCTGGAATGACGATCGCATGTGGAGATAGCCATACTTCGACACATGGAGCATTCGGCGCGATCGCATTTGGGATCGGAACCAGTCAAGTCCGCGACGTGCTAGCTTCTCAAACCTTGGCGTTGTCCAAACTGAAAGTCAGAAAAATCGAAGTCAACGGCAAGCTCAATCCTGGCGTGTTTGCCAAAGATGTCATCTTGCACATCATTCGTAAACTTGGGGTGAAAGGCGGCGTGGGCTACGCTTACGAATTCGCTGGAACCACGTTCGAGCAAATGAGCATGGAGGAGCGCATGACCGTTTGCAATATGTCGATCGAAGGAGGCGCACGATGCGGATATGTCAATCCGGATCAAGTTACCTATGACTATCTCAACGGTCGAGATTTCGCACCCAAAGGCGAAGCATGGGATCAAGCGATCGAATGGTGGAATAGTCTCCGTAGCGATGCCGATGCTGTTTTCGATGATGTTGTAGTTTTCGACGCGGCTGACATTGCTCCAACTGTAACTTGGGGTATCACACCGGGGCAGGGAATTGGCATTAGCGATCCCGTTCCTACTCCAGATACGATGCCCGAAGATGAACGAGCGATCGCGCTTGAAGCTTATCAATATATGGACTTGAAGCCGGGTGAACCGCTGCAAGGAACCAAAGTCGATGTCTGCTTTATTGGAAGCTGTACAAACGGGCGTATTTCTGACCTGCGAGAAGCGGCAAAAGTCGCTCAAGGGCGACAAGTTGCAGCAGGTGTAAAAGCGTTTGTCGTTCCGGGATCAGAGCGGGTAAAAGTCCAAGCTGAGAAAGAAGGACTCGATCGTATCTTCGTCGAAGCTGGATTCGAGTGGCGTGAACCCGGTTGCTCAATGTGTCTAGCAATGAATCCCGACAAGCTAGAAGGTCGGCAACTCAGCGCATCTTCTTCTAATCGTAACTTCAAAGGTCGGCAGGGATCAGCATCCGGTCGCACTTTACTCATGAGTCCTGCAATGGTCGTTGCAGCAGCAGTCACAGGCAAAGTGACCGATGTACGTGAGTTGATGTAG